A DNA window from Helianthus annuus cultivar XRQ/B chromosome 15, HanXRQr2.0-SUNRISE, whole genome shotgun sequence contains the following coding sequences:
- the LOC110913468 gene encoding CENP-B homolog protein 1-like, with protein sequence MTDEIRRALCKHNKDNPSLTQKQLQEWVHSNYGLQVSQATISNTVKRSLEYLSLAPERGDVKRHKPAKFPDLEKSFYEWILQYQEHVNMTGELIIEKAKKFMKDMYPVDTPDFTFSIGWLGKFKARYGIKNFRRF encoded by the coding sequence atgaCAGACGAGATTCGAAGAGCATTATGCAAGCACAACAAGGATAATCCAAGTCTCACTCAAAAGCAATTGCAAGAATGGGTTCATAGTAACTATGGTTTGCAGGTGAGTCAAGCGACAATATCGAATACAGTTAAGCGGTCTTTAGAGTATCTCTCACTTGCTCCCGAAAGAGGCGATGTTAAGCGACACAAACCGGCAAAATTTCCTGACCTAGAAAAATCTTTCTATGAATGGATTCTTCAATATCAAGAACATGTGAATATGACAGGTGAACTAATCATCGAGAAGGCGAAAAAGTTCATGAAAGATATGTATCCAGTGGATACTCCAGACTTTACTTTTTCTATTGGTTGGCTTGGAAAGTTCAAAGCAAGATATGGAATTAAAAATTTCCGACGTTTTTGA
- the LOC110911105 gene encoding remorin 1.4 isoform X2 — MQVYYSPQLGSGNKNSSSFRNSGAYTSPGTPDYGDNTMLGFQKGWCSERVPLSNSSRRHISAAALMPFNSQRTLPSKWDDAERWITSPVSGFGGCKALATPPQRRAKAKSGPLGSPLTTGVLVPDGLQLRNAGVVNAAQQYGMIQSTNAPGWSELLIESAYPDSQDEKEDENGVSRVASRRDMATQMSSPETSPTHIPPPPVEPNNHHSARLEVRDVQVDKGTTTIKQSKRHKTKIKNTRSPEVNDLALTWNTTEGAMKVSKLEKEEARITAWENLQNAKAEASIRKLEMKLEKKKSASLDKILNKHRAAQMKADEMRRNMSEDVSPRTSRKFKSLRRFVPNSLKGCFHHHGS; from the exons ATGCAGGTCTACTATTCACCACAGTTAGGATCTGGAAACAAGAATTCATCTTCGTTCCGTAATTCCGGTGCATACACTAGTCCCGGAACTCCTGATTATGGAGATAACACTATGTTAGGGTTTCAAAAGGGATGGTGTTCAGAAAGAGTACCATTGAGCAATAGTAGCCGGAGGCATATCAGTGCGGCAGCACTGATGCCGTTCAACAGTCAAAGAACACTACCGTCGAAATGGGACGATGCCGAGAGGTGGATTACGAGTCCGGTGTCTGGTTTCGGGGGTTGCAAGGCGTTAGCAACGCCGCCGCAGAGACGGGCCAAGGCTAAGAGTGGACCGTTGG GTTCTCCGCTTACAACCGGAGTTTTAGTGCCGGATGGGTTACAGCTTCGTAATGCGGGTGTAGTGAATGCTGCTCAGCAGTATGGAATGATTCAATCTACTAATGCACCTGGTTGGTCTGAGTTGTTAATTGAGTCTGCATATCCTGATTCTCAAG ATGAGAAGGAAGATGAAAATGGTGTATCGCGTGTGGCTTCACGGCGGGATATGGCAACCCAGATGAGCAGTCCTGAAACGTCCCCTACACATATACCTCCACCACCGGTGGAACCCAACAACCACCATTCGGCAAGATTGGAAGTCCGGGATGTCCAGGTGGACAAAGGAACCACTACGATTAAGCAATCAAAAAGACACAAAACGAAAATCAAGAATACTCGATCACCAGAGGTTAATGACTTAGCTTTGACATGGAATACTACAGAAGGAGCAATGAAAGTGTCAAA GCTCGAGAAAGAGGAAGCAAGGATCACGGCTTGGGAGAATCTGCAAAATGCTAAAGCCGAGGCATCGATCCGGAAACTTGAG ATGAAACTGGAAAAGAAAAAGTCGGCGTCTTTGGATAAAATATTGAACAAACATAGAGCTGCGCAAATGAAAGCCGATGAAATGAGAAGGAACATGTCAGAGGATGTTTCTCCAAGAACTTCCCGCAAATTCAAGAGCTTACGTAGATTTGTCCCAAATTCTCTCAAAGGCTGCTTCCATCATCATGGATCCTAG
- the LOC110911105 gene encoding uncharacterized protein LOC110911105 isoform X1, translating to MQVYYSPQLGSGNKNSSSFRNSGAYTSPGTPDYGDNTMLGFQKGWCSERVPLSNSSRRHISAAALMPFNSQRTLPSKWDDAERWITSPVSGFGGCKALATPPQRRAKAKSGPLGGSPGVAYFSNYSPAVPVLEGGSNMSFLAGSPLTTGVLVPDGLQLRNAGVVNAAQQYGMIQSTNAPGWSELLIESAYPDSQDEKEDENGVSRVASRRDMATQMSSPETSPTHIPPPPVEPNNHHSARLEVRDVQVDKGTTTIKQSKRHKTKIKNTRSPEVNDLALTWNTTEGAMKVSKLEKEEARITAWENLQNAKAEASIRKLEMKLEKKKSASLDKILNKHRAAQMKADEMRRNMSEDVSPRTSRKFKSLRRFVPNSLKGCFHHHGS from the exons ATGCAGGTCTACTATTCACCACAGTTAGGATCTGGAAACAAGAATTCATCTTCGTTCCGTAATTCCGGTGCATACACTAGTCCCGGAACTCCTGATTATGGAGATAACACTATGTTAGGGTTTCAAAAGGGATGGTGTTCAGAAAGAGTACCATTGAGCAATAGTAGCCGGAGGCATATCAGTGCGGCAGCACTGATGCCGTTCAACAGTCAAAGAACACTACCGTCGAAATGGGACGATGCCGAGAGGTGGATTACGAGTCCGGTGTCTGGTTTCGGGGGTTGCAAGGCGTTAGCAACGCCGCCGCAGAGACGGGCCAAGGCTAAGAGTGGACCGTTGGGTGGGTCGCCTGGTGTTGCTTACTTTTCAAACTACTCGCCCGCTGTCCCAGTGCTTGAAGGTGGGAGTAACATGAGTTTTCTTGCAGGTTCTCCGCTTACAACCGGAGTTTTAGTGCCGGATGGGTTACAGCTTCGTAATGCGGGTGTAGTGAATGCTGCTCAGCAGTATGGAATGATTCAATCTACTAATGCACCTGGTTGGTCTGAGTTGTTAATTGAGTCTGCATATCCTGATTCTCAAG ATGAGAAGGAAGATGAAAATGGTGTATCGCGTGTGGCTTCACGGCGGGATATGGCAACCCAGATGAGCAGTCCTGAAACGTCCCCTACACATATACCTCCACCACCGGTGGAACCCAACAACCACCATTCGGCAAGATTGGAAGTCCGGGATGTCCAGGTGGACAAAGGAACCACTACGATTAAGCAATCAAAAAGACACAAAACGAAAATCAAGAATACTCGATCACCAGAGGTTAATGACTTAGCTTTGACATGGAATACTACAGAAGGAGCAATGAAAGTGTCAAA GCTCGAGAAAGAGGAAGCAAGGATCACGGCTTGGGAGAATCTGCAAAATGCTAAAGCCGAGGCATCGATCCGGAAACTTGAG ATGAAACTGGAAAAGAAAAAGTCGGCGTCTTTGGATAAAATATTGAACAAACATAGAGCTGCGCAAATGAAAGCCGATGAAATGAGAAGGAACATGTCAGAGGATGTTTCTCCAAGAACTTCCCGCAAATTCAAGAGCTTACGTAGATTTGTCCCAAATTCTCTCAAAGGCTGCTTCCATCATCATGGATCCTAG